CCATTTCGCATGTTCGATTTCACCCCGGTGGGCATCTCTGTTCTGTTAGCAGGAACGGCGTATATGGCATTGATAGGACGTCGATTACTACCCAACCGCGACCCAGCCCGTGAATTCTCGACGGCCCGAGAGAAGGACTTCAAATCCCTGTACGAATTGCACGACCGCATGGTGATGCTGCATCTACCTGAAGGGTCGATCTTGGATGGCAAAACTCTGGCCGAAAGCCGCCTGGGGTCTGTGCTGGGGCTGAATGTGGTGGCCGTCATCCGCGATGGCCGCACGCAACTTTCTCCCGAATCGGCTTTTGCACTGCAGGCCGGTGATCGCCTGATGGTTGAAGGCCGCCTTGAGCAGCTTACTGACTTGCATCGTACCAACCATCTCCGGCTGGAAAAAGAGGGTTTCAAGGTAGAGCGTTTAGTATCGGCAGATGTCGAGTTGGTTGAGGCCCGGCTTTCACCCGGATCCAGCCTCGTCGGGCAGACATTGCTGCAAATTGGCTTTCGACATAGTTACGCGGTGGTGGTATTAGCGATCTTGCGCGAAGGCGTACCCTTCCGCACCAATCTAGAAACCATCCCTTTATTAGGGGATGACGTGCTGCTGATCCAAGGCCAACGAGATCAATTGAATGAACTAACCAAAGATCCCGATTTGACGGTTACCGCACCAACCTCGTTGGGGGACTACCGGCTCGAAGAGCGCTTCATGGTCGTTCACATCCCTGTCGATTCTGCCCTGGTTGGAAAATCCCTCATTGATAGTCATCTCGGAGATTCCTACGGGTTAGGTGTGTTGGGTATTATCCGAGCGGGGGAGACGTATTTGATGCCCTCAGCAGATGAGGTATTGTTGGCTGATGACACTTTGCTGGTAAAAGGAAAACAGGGCGATTTAATGTCAGTGGAGGGACTACAAAGCCTGGAGATCGAAAACCAACCCCTGCCAGACCTGGGGGAATTGGAGTCAGAGGAAATTGGATTGGTAGAAACAGTGCTCTCCCCCCATTCGACCCTGGTTGGGAAAACTATACGCGAATTGAATTTCCGCTTCAAATACGGTTTGAGTGTTTTGGCAATCTGGCGCGAAGGGCGGGCTTACCGCTCGAATTTACGTGACAAACCGCTGCGCTTTGGTGATGCGCTTTTGCTATACGGCCCGCGCAAGCGCCTACGCATGTTGGGCAGCGAACCAGATTTCCTGGTGTTGACCGAAGAAGCCCAAGAAACTCCAAACCAGGAAAAAATCCCGGTGGCCTTATTGATCATGGCGGTTGTCCTGATCCCCGCAATCTTCGATTGGCTACCCATCGCAATTTCTGCCATAATCGGCGTAGCCCTTATGATCCTGACCAAATGTTTGACGATGGAAGAAGCTTACCGCGCAATCAATTGGAAAGCTGTTTTTCTAATTGCTGGGATGCTACCTTTAGGCATTGCCATGGAACAAACTGGCGCAGCTCAATTACTGGCCAATGGCATGGTCGGGTTGATTGGCGGGTTAGGTCCGCTGGCGGTTATGGCCGGCTTTTTCATCCTGGCAGCCCTGACATCCCAATTCATGCCCAACCCAGCGGTGGCCGTTTTGCTGGCACCGATTGCATTGAGTACCGCCAGCGATCTGGACATTTCACCGTACATATTAATGATGACTGTGGCAGTATCAGCCTCGGCTGCTTTTCTCAGCCCCGTTGGGCACTCGGCCAATGTGCTCGTCATGGGGCCAGGCGGCTACCGTTTTTCGGACTATCTCAAAGTTGGCATTCCGCTCACGTTGGTGGTGTTGGCGGTGGTGCTGCTCATTATGCCAGTATTCTGGCCTTTTTAGGAAAATAGCCATGACCCCTGAAATTGTCATCACTCTATCCATCATCGTTGGCGCCCTGATCGTGTTTGGCACTGAAAAACTACGGGTGGATGTTGTCGCCCTACTGGTGCTGATAATCGTTGGTCTGACAGGTCTGGTCGGCCCGAAGGAAGTCTTCGCCGGGTTTTCCAATTCGGCGGTCATCACCGTCTGGGCGGTTTATATCGTCTCGGGAGGCTTATTCAAAACTGGGGTTGCCGACATTCTCGGGAAGTTCATCTTCAAGCTGTCAGGCAATAGCGAGGTGCGCCTGATCGCCGTCATTATGCTCACCTGTGGCCTGATGTCGGCCTTCATGAATAATGTTGGGGCAACGGCGATGTTATTACCAGCTGTTGTTAGCGTGGCGAAACAGACCAAAATCCCGGTCTCGAAGCTCCTGATCCCGCTCTCATTCTCATCCCTGATGGGGGGCGCAATAACCCTGATCGGTACCCCCGCCAATATTCTGGCAACCAGCATCGTCGCCGAAAACGACCTGCCAACCTTCAGTTTCTTCGATTTTACGCCCATCGGTTTGGTAATTTTGGCCGCAGGTGTCCTGTATATGGTTTTCATTGGGCGGCATTTTCTTCCTGTCCGTCAAACACCGGGGGAGGCCCAGGTAAAAGGGGAATTGCGCAATTTCATCAGCGAAGTGCGCGTCTTGCCGGATGGAAAGCTGGCAGGGCGCACGCTGCTGGAATCGAAGCTCGGAGCGGATTTTGACTTGACAGTCATTGCTATTGTGCGAGGTGATATAACTCATGCGAAATTAAAACGCGATACGTTGATTCAGCTGGATGATATTCTATTGATCGAGGGTTCCACCGATGATCTTTTGCGAGCTAGAAAAGAAATGGGGTTGGAAATAGCCAACGAAAGCAAACGTCATGCCGAATTAGACAAACTAAGCGAGAAAGAAATTGGCATTGTCGAAGCCACCCTGGCGCCGCGCTCATCCATGATAAACCGCAGCCTGCGTTCGTTAAACTTCCGCGAGCGTTACGGCTTTACGGTACTGGCGATTCGACGCCAGGGCGAAATCATCACAAAACAATTGAGTAGTGCGAAATTGCAATTTGGCGATGATTTGATTCTCCAAGGACCGCGCCGCCGCACACCCGCTTTAGAGGAAAAGAATGACCTCCTTGTATTAGAGCCGCTCGGAATACCCGCGAGCCGCCGCCGCAAGATGCCCATCGCCGTCGGGCTTATGCTGCTTGTGATTGGATTAGTGTTATTTGCGGGCATCGACATTTCCTTGGCAATGGTAATGGGTGCGGTTGGGATGGTAATTACTCGCTGCTTGAGCATGGACGAAGCCTATGCCAGTATTGACTGGCGCACCGTTTTCCTGGTGGCTGGCATGTTGCCATTAGGGGCCGCCATGGAATCAACCGGAACGGCCAGATATATCGCTGACCTGATGTTGGATG
The window above is part of the Chloroflexota bacterium genome. Proteins encoded here:
- a CDS encoding SLC13 family permease, coding for MTPEIVITLSIIVGALIVFGTEKLRVDVVALLVLIIVGLTGLVGPKEVFAGFSNSAVITVWAVYIVSGGLFKTGVADILGKFIFKLSGNSEVRLIAVIMLTCGLMSAFMNNVGATAMLLPAVVSVAKQTKIPVSKLLIPLSFSSLMGGAITLIGTPANILATSIVAENDLPTFSFFDFTPIGLVILAAGVLYMVFIGRHFLPVRQTPGEAQVKGELRNFISEVRVLPDGKLAGRTLLESKLGADFDLTVIAIVRGDITHAKLKRDTLIQLDDILLIEGSTDDLLRARKEMGLEIANESKRHAELDKLSEKEIGIVEATLAPRSSMINRSLRSLNFRERYGFTVLAIRRQGEIITKQLSSAKLQFGDDLILQGPRRRTPALEEKNDLLVLEPLGIPASRRRKMPIAVGLMLLVIGLVLFAGIDISLAMVMGAVGMVITRCLSMDEAYASIDWRTVFLVAGMLPLGAAMESTGTARYIADLMLDAIGGMGPMVALAGIYLLAALITQPMSNAAAIVLVVPIALDTALSLGANHLTFTLAVAIGATTSFLTPVGHKANVLVFGPGGYKFFDYARVGALLTVFLFIVTMITLPIFYPLFP
- a CDS encoding SLC13 family permease; this translates as MTLEVAIVLTILMIAIVLFITEWVRMDVVALLVLASLAVAGLVTPAEALSGFSNPAVVTVWAILILSGGLARTGVANLLGRKLLQLAGNGEIRLLVIIMLTVGVLSGFMNTIGVVSLFLPVVLDIARRIKQPPSKLLIPLAFAGLLGGLNTLIGTPPNILISEALKEAGLRPFRMFDFTPVGISVLLAGTAYMALIGRRLLPNRDPAREFSTAREKDFKSLYELHDRMVMLHLPEGSILDGKTLAESRLGSVLGLNVVAVIRDGRTQLSPESAFALQAGDRLMVEGRLEQLTDLHRTNHLRLEKEGFKVERLVSADVELVEARLSPGSSLVGQTLLQIGFRHSYAVVVLAILREGVPFRTNLETIPLLGDDVLLIQGQRDQLNELTKDPDLTVTAPTSLGDYRLEERFMVVHIPVDSALVGKSLIDSHLGDSYGLGVLGIIRAGETYLMPSADEVLLADDTLLVKGKQGDLMSVEGLQSLEIENQPLPDLGELESEEIGLVETVLSPHSTLVGKTIRELNFRFKYGLSVLAIWREGRAYRSNLRDKPLRFGDALLLYGPRKRLRMLGSEPDFLVLTEEAQETPNQEKIPVALLIMAVVLIPAIFDWLPIAISAIIGVALMILTKCLTMEEAYRAINWKAVFLIAGMLPLGIAMEQTGAAQLLANGMVGLIGGLGPLAVMAGFFILAALTSQFMPNPAVAVLLAPIALSTASDLDISPYILMMTVAVSASAAFLSPVGHSANVLVMGPGGYRFSDYLKVGIPLTLVVLAVVLLIMPVFWPF